In Colletotrichum lupini chromosome 6, complete sequence, a single window of DNA contains:
- a CDS encoding aldehyde reductase II translates to MSLNIPNPALPTPSTIVLTGANGYIASHIANQLLLQGHHVRGTVRSPSKTAWLAAHFEKTYGPGRFTLHEVADVEKDGAFDSVVDGADAVIHTLAIMNFSPNGPTPEETITSNVNATLSILRSAARFAAPSDSPDKPGVKRFIYTSSSGAAAMPRPGEPYTVDATSYNHQAVAIALSGKGPKGMAGGYITYSAAKTRAELELWKWYEEEKPQFVLNSIVPNAALGKVLLPEHQGFPTAVGAMRPLWQGNVTPEFVAMFPAQWYCDVIDIARIHIAALLLPDIQSERLIAYAGKFNINDLLAAFRQIQPDRTFPDDLPDLPSDKGTIANERATQLMECLQSGKGWTSLKDCLAPLAEQYAAAEAESK, encoded by the exons ATGTCGCTCAACATCCCCAACCCGGCATTGCCAACCCCCTCCACAATCGTCCTCACAGGCGCAAACGGCTACATCGCAAGCCACATCGCAAACCAACTCCTCCTCCAAGGCCACCACGTCCGCGGCACCGTCCGCTCCCCGTCAAAAACAGCATGGCTAGCCGCCCACTTTGAAAAGACCTACGGGCCCGGAAGATTCACCCTCCACGAGGTCGCCGACGTCGAGAAGGACGGGGCGTTTGATAGCGTCGTCGATG GCGCCGACGCAGTAATCCACACCCTAGCAATAATGAACTTCTCCCCCAACGGCCCAACCCCCGAGGAAACAATAACCTCAAACGTAAACGCAACCCTCTCCATCCTCCGCTCCGCAGCCCGCTTCGCCGCTCCCTCGGACTCCCCAGACAAGCCCGGCGTGAAACGCTTCATCTACACCTCCTCCTCGGGCGCAGCCGCCATGCCACGCCCGGGAGAACCCTACACCGTCGACGCGACCTCGTACAACCACCAGGCCGTCGCCATCGCCCTCTCCGGAAAGGGGCCCAAGGGCATGGCGGGCGGGTACATCACCTACTCCGCCGCAAAGACCAGGGCCGAGCTGGAGTTGTGGAAGTGGTATGAGGAGGAGAAGCCTCAGTTCGTCTTGAATTCGA TCGTGCCCAATGCCGCCCTGGGCAAGGTCCTCCTCCCGGAACACCAAGGCTTCCCCACTGCCGTTGGCGCAATGCGACCTCTTTGGCAGGGAAACGTCACGCCCGAGTTCGTCGCAATGTTCCCAGCTC AATGGTACTGCGATGTCATCGATATAGCTCGAATCCACATTGCAGCACTCCTCCTCCCAGACATCCAATCCGAACGCCTCATTGCCTACGCGGGCAAGTTCAACATCAACGACCTCCTCGCCGCCTTCCGCCAAATCCAGCCAGACCGAACCTTCCCTGACGACCTTCCCGATCTCCCCTCCGACAAGGGCACTATTGCCAACGAAAGAGCCACTCAGCTGATGGAATGCCTTCAGAGTGGCAAGGGCTGGACGAGTTTGAAAGATTGCCTGGCGCCGTTGGCTGAGCAGTATGCAGCGGCTGAGGCGGAATCAAAGTGA